The Polyangium aurulentum genomic interval GGCGACAAGGGCCTGATTGCCAAGTACGTGAACCCGCAGACGATGCTCGGCGGCCAGTTCGATTTCCCGCTGCGCATGCAGCTCGCCTACAGCGTGCTCATGCGAAAGGGGACGATGCAGGAGCTCGAGCTGTTCCTGAAGAGCAACGACGTCTACGGCGGCGGCATCATGAGCACCTTCATCGGCAATCATGACATCCCGCGTCCGATTCACCTCGCGCAGGACGTCCCGCTCTGGGACAACCAGTGGACGGACGGCAAGGACAAGTCGTGGAACAACACGCCGGGGCTCCCGGCGGAGAAGAGCGCATTCGAGCGGCTCGCGAACGCGTTCACGCTCCTGTACACGACGAAGGGCATCCCGCTCATCTATTACGGCGACGAGGTGGGCATGCCCGGCGCGGGCGACCCGGACAACCGGCGCCCGATGCAATGGTCGAACTACTCGGCGGGCCAGACGTTCCTCCGCGGGCACCTCGAGAAGCTCGGGCAGATCCGCAAGGAGCACCCGGCCCTGCGCCGCGGGAGCTGGCAGGCGCTCTGGGCCACGGCGGACACGATGGCGTACCAGATGAGCGGCGAGGGCGAGACCGTGTACGTGGCCATCAACCGCGGCGATGGCCAGGGCTCGGTGAGCGGATTGCCGAGCGGGGCGCTGAAGGACCTCGTCTCGGGGGCGACCGTGAATGGCCCGACGGTGAACCTGCCGGCGCGGACGTCGATGATCCTGGTGCCGTGAAGCGGCGTGCGGCGAGGTGGGGCCATGGCGGCCCCGCCTCGCGCGCGAGGCCCTCTTCAGGCCCGCAAAACGCGCTCCACGAGCCGCTCGATCGCGTCCACGGGCGCCCCCGGCGCGAGCGCCTGGGCGAATGCCCGGTGCGCCTCGGGGTCATTCTCGCCAAGCCACCGAAAGCTCTCCTTCGGCCCGAGATAATGCCGGCAGCGGAGCCGGAAGAACAGCTCGAGCAGGTCGGTGAGCAGCCAGGTGCGCCGATAATACGCCTCCACGTCCTCGGGCCCGCCGCGCCGGATCCGGTCGAGCATCTTCTGGCACCACACGCGTTGCACGCGCGCCTCGGCCTCCGGCAGGGCCTCGGGAGGGGCCGCGAGCGCCGAATTCACCGTCTCGAGCAGCCGCGCCCCGACCCCGCGCTCCTCGCGCAGCACCACGCCCCCGCGGAGCTGCAAGAGCTTCCCGCCCGCCTCGACGAGGTCCTTCTCGGGGTAAATGAATGCGTCCAAGAAAAACCCGTCGACGAGCCGCGCGTCCCGCGTCGCCTCGCCCTCGGCGCAGACGCCCAGGAGGTCGTAATCGCTGTCGGCCGTGGCCGTGCCGAGCGCGCGCGAGCCGTAGAGCACGACCGTATGGCATCCGTGGCGCGCGGCGAGCTCGTCGACGAGGCGCGCGAGCAGCGGGTCGGCAGCGAGGATCGGCGGCGGTGCGTGGGGCGAGGTCGTCATGGTGATCGCCTGGCGAGGCTACGGAGCGGGCGACCGCACGTCAATCAGGCCATCCGGGGCGCGTTCGCCCTTGACGACCGCGGTCGGTCGTGGTGCCTGTCGTTCGAGCCGACCATGTCTTCGCGTCAATCGACCCTCCCTGCGCTCGTCACGGTCCCCGCGCAAGCAGGCGTGCGCCTGCGCCTCTTCGTATTCCCTCACGCCGGCGGTGGGGCATTTCCGTATCGTTTCCTCGGCGCCTCGCTGCCGCCCTGGATCGAGCTCGCAATCGTGCAGCTCCCGGGCCGCGAGACGCTGTTCCTCGACCCGCCTTTTCGCGCGATGGGGCCGCTCCTCGAGGCGCTCGAGACCGTCCTCGGGCCGCACCTCGACGCGCCATTCGCGTTTCTCGGCCATAGCTTCGGCAGCCATGTCGCCTTCCAGCTTGCATGCACGCTGCGCCGCAAGGGCGCGCCCACGCCGAGGGGCCTCATCGTCTCCGGCAGCCGCGCGCCTCAGATTCCGCGCTGGCGCCCGCAGTTGCACGCCATGTCCAACGAGCAGCTCATCGACGAGCTACGCCGATACGGCGGCACGCCCCAGGCCGTGCTCGAGAGCCGCGAGATGATGGACCTCTTCCTGCCGCCTTTGCGCGCCGACCTGTCGATCTTCGAGACGTACGAATACACGCCCGAGGAGCCGCTCTCCGTGCCGATCACCGCGCTCGGAGGACGCTCGGACCACACGGTCAAGCCCGACGAGATCGAGGCCTGGGGCGAGCTGACGCGCGGGCCCTTCGAGGCGCTGTTCTTCGGGGGAGGCCATTTCTATCTGTTCGAGTCCTCCCGCCCCCTCTTCGAGGCCGCCGTCGCGGACGCGGCGTCCGCGCTCGTCTGAGCGGCACTGCAGAAAGGAGATTCTCATGGCGATCGTGCTCTATGGCAACTTCGGGATGACCAGCCCCTACGTGTTCTCGTGCATGGTTGCATTGCGCGAGAAGGGGCTCGATTTCACCATGCGCACGCTCCACCTCGAGGCGGACGAGCAGCGCAACGAGGTGTTCGAGAGCCCCTCGATCACCGGGCGCGTGCCCGCGCTCGAGCACGACGGGTTCTGGCTCGCCGAATCGAGCGCGATCGTCGAGTATCTGGAGGAGGCATTCCCGGCACCCCAATACCGTCGCTGCCTGCCGGAGGGGCTGCACGAGCGCGCGCGGGCGCGGCA includes:
- a CDS encoding nucleotidyltransferase family protein — translated: MTTSPHAPPPILAADPLLARLVDELAARHGCHTVVLYGSRALGTATADSDYDLLGVCAEGEATRDARLVDGFFLDAFIYPEKDLVEAGGKLLQLRGGVVLREERGVGARLLETVNSALAAPPEALPEAEARVQRVWCQKMLDRIRRGGPEDVEAYYRRTWLLTDLLELFFRLRCRHYLGPKESFRWLGENDPEAHRAFAQALAPGAPVDAIERLVERVLRA
- a CDS encoding thioesterase II family protein, giving the protein MSSRQSTLPALVTVPAQAGVRLRLFVFPHAGGGAFPYRFLGASLPPWIELAIVQLPGRETLFLDPPFRAMGPLLEALETVLGPHLDAPFAFLGHSFGSHVAFQLACTLRRKGAPTPRGLIVSGSRAPQIPRWRPQLHAMSNEQLIDELRRYGGTPQAVLESREMMDLFLPPLRADLSIFETYEYTPEEPLSVPITALGGRSDHTVKPDEIEAWGELTRGPFEALFFGGGHFYLFESSRPLFEAAVADAASALV